TGTGGATGCTATTGAGCATGAAGGCATGAAAATCTAGTGCAAAATCTTTTCATGTATGAAGGAAGAGTTGAGGCCACCAAAGCTGGTCCCATGCGAGGAAAAGAGGTGATCCAAGTGTCAACCAGACGACTTCCTCCACCCATTTCTCTTGGAAAAGTTGCAATTGGATGCTTCTAACCCTTGGAAAATATACGAGAATCTCATATGGCGATGTGAGTGATGGAATTCTGAATGGTAGCCTAAGAACAAACACCCACGTTGTTGCTTCTTTCCATCGACAATTTCGCTGGCCAGTCTGCAATAATTCCAGCCTATTGTTATCAGCTctatcatacatatatatatacatccaaATTaagtttgattaaaaaaaaaaggacgaGCGGATTGGATAAAGTGTCTCTTGGAACCTCGAATGGCCGGTTTTTCTTATCCGTCCATCTTGCTTGGATAATTCATGGGATGATGACATTTGGCATGGTCTCCATCTGGTATTGAGCAAGGGTACATGCAGGTCGGGCCAGCTTCTTTTAGGGGTACAAGTGGGGTACTGTGCCAATTTATTAAGCTATGTCAATGAGAGGATGCAGATCTCGATGTTCTAAATTTATTAAGCTATGAATGGTTGTCATTGACACAGTTTAAATTTCATCTTTGGTAGAAATATTGTGAAGACTTGGCTACTTCGCAGAAGCCAATTGCAAGGTTTCGATATCATTAGAGGGTGAGGGATGTCTATTCTGCCTTGTCCAATTAAAAAACATGGTGGGCATTATTTCTTTAGCTAGGAAAGAATTGGCACTAATTATTGTCAAGAAGAGAAAGATATAATGATGGGGCAAGTTATCCCTCTAAAAATCTAGGTGTCACCATCGTATTTTATtttaacaaaagatatttgtgcatatattaatattatgcatGAGATGCAAGCACTTTGTTTAAACCATATACTAGCATCACTCTCTGAGCCTTAAAATCCTTTTTTTAAATGATTCAACTACCCCAGAATGATCTTCTTCATGCATAACTCATGGTATAATCAATAGTCCAAATGCTCCTAAAGGACCAAAGAAGGACAAGACAATATCTACAACTTGCCTTTTGCGATGAGTCAAACAACTTTTGTATCCTTTCTATATGTTATTCAAGgtttttccctttttttaaaaaaaaattgcctcATGCTCGTCTAGAAGTTTAGATTAATCATGTTATCTTGAACTGAAATCGGGGCATGATTTATGTACACGCTTTGGAATTTCATTGTCTACATGCTGCATGAGATACAAACCCTCCCACTTATCAAGGGCCCATTAAAAATGTAAGAGGTCTCCGAGCAAGAAATATAGGGTTAAAACCTATACAACCATGTAGACAGTTCGCCATACCACCTCATATCGGATATGTCATACTATATCAATATCGAATCAGCAATTAGTATGAGGAGCATACTGAGTCTCGATATATCGAACCAACTTTTATACTGAGCATACCAAGATTTTAAATCTTGATGTGGACAAAAAATCAAAACTATCCTTTTGTTCAAAGTCTAAAGAATGATGGAGCTCCTAACCAATCTATGCCAAGAATATTAAATTCGTGCATGAGGGACGCATGGTCATAAATTATCCCAACAAAATGTTACCATTGCCCATCTAAAAAAAATCTACCAGTTACACAtttacagtcaaactatagcagcaTCCTGCTACCGAAAAAAAACTATACAGCATCTGTCTATTAAGGCATCCAAGTTGGGAGAGTTGTTCATTAATCCATCCCCCCAAGTCATTGGAAGATCCTGTCTTTCCCTGTCAGTGATTGCTGAATTCTATGTAGTGAATGAGCCAGGGATAAATATTTATTCCTTAAATGTACATCTGCATCTCATTATCTCTTGGCACAAAGTCATGGAAagtgacaaaaaaaataaaaaaggggaGGCCCCAAGCCTTCTCACCCTCCACATGGGTAATTAGTACCTAGTCCATAAAAAGACTTAGGGCCATTCAGATCTTCTGTTGATGGCTTTAAGCATCATTTAGACTGTTGAACTCTCAGAATCAGTTTTCCTTCCAAATTGCCCAGTTTCAGATTTGTACCAGAGAAACCAGAGAATCCTATATCATTGGAAGCAGGCACAGGGCTAATGGAAGAGACCTCAAAGCTAATCCCAGAGCCAACAACAGCAGCAGCTGATTTGGAAGtagatggagaagaagatgaaCAAGATCCAGAAAGCCACTCTCTGCATCAGCCACTGCTCAAAAGAACCCCAACACTCACCACCCATCATTTAGCCATGGTTGGAGCAAAGATCTCCCATATTGAGAGCTTAGACTATGAGTATGTCCTTGCCATCAATCTATGAACTCTCCCCTGTCTAACAATGAAAGATCCAATTGACTACCCTTTTCTACTTTGTCATGGTTTGTGCTTCGGTGCAGGATCAATGAGAATGATCTATTTAAGCATGACTGGAGGAGCAGATCCAGTGTTCAGGTACTGCAGTACATCTTCTTGAAATGGACCTTGGCGTTTCTCGTCGGGCTCCTGACTGGTGTCGTTGCTTCCCTCATCAACCTGGCGATCGAAAACATTGCTGGCATCAAGATGCTACACGTGGCACGTCTTGTGAATGAAAAAAGTTGAGTTCCCATTCCTCCTCTGATGCAGTGAGTTTTAGATTGCTCAAGAACTGAACTGTAAGCAGTTGTTTATTGAGGATTTTTAAGCCTGAGATTGGAAGGGTCTCTTTTGGTGGTGGTGCAGGTATGTAACTGGCTTTGCCTACTTCACAGGAGCAAATTTTGCTCTAACCATAGTGGCTGCAACTCTCTGCGTGGTGTTTGCTCCAACTGCAGCAGGGCCAGGAGTACCAGAGATCAAAGCTTACCTCAATGGAGTTGATACTCCCAATATGTTTGGTGCATCCACGTTGATCGTCAAGGTGAGGTGAATCATGAATCACCTTCATCTGTTGTAATTTACCTGAAAAGATAgttctgagtttttttttttaagcaataTGATAATATCATTTTGGTTACTGATAAACAAAGCAGATAGACACACTACTTTTCTCCAGAGAGAGTGAGAGATGAACTCACCAAAAGAATTTGTCCACAAAAATTTATTCATAGAACTATTTTCCTCAGTGAATCATTTCATCAAAATACACGTTTTTTCCATTGATATCACGGTGAAAATGGACTATCAATCACTGTCGCGCTTTCTTGTTTTCCTGAAAACAGAAGTTTCAGTGTTAGAAAGTAGCATAATGATACTATTTGACTTCTGATACATTTAATCAATTAAGAAGTTCTGTAGTCAAATCATAATTTTTGAGATCAACTCAACAAGAGATTTGCTTTAGACAAAGAATTTGTTCAAAGAATCATCTTTCCAGATAAATTATTCTATCAGTGTGGATATGCAAGAGCTGCTTCCTATGAGAATTTATAAACAACAATGATATTTCATGGACTAAACTATCTGATTCGATTCAGTTGATATAATTGATGTCTTAATTTAGGTATTCACTGGAACAATCTAGCTCCCAGTACAAGCCTCCAAAGCTTGCTCCATATGCATCTTAAGCTCAAACAATGTAGCGAAAACATCAAACCATTCAGAAAAATCATTTCTGATTTTTGTAATTCCTTTTCTCATTCTCTACCTCTACAGATCATTGGAAGCATTGGAGCCGTATCTGCAGGTCTAGATCTTGGAAAAGAAGGGCCACTGGTGCACATCGGAGCCTGCCTCGCATCCTTGCTAGGCCAAGTTGGATCCGACAACTACTGGCTGAAGTGGAGATGGCTTCAATACTTCAACAACGACAGGGACCGCAGGGACCTCATCACCTGCGGTGCATCTTCCGGTGTCTGTGCTGCATTCAGAGCACCAGTTGGGGGTGTTCTCTTCTCTCTCGAAGAGGTTGCATCCTGGTGGAGGAGTGCTCTTCTATGGAGAACATTTTTCAGCACCGCAGTCGTCGTGGTGGTGCTGAGGGGATTCATGGAGTATTGCGACTCTGGAAAATGTGGCTTGTTTGGCAAAGGAGGACTAATTCTCTTTGATGTCAGCTCAGTTTCTGTGACTTATCATGCAAGTGATCTTCTTCCTGTCGCATTGATCGGCATAATAGGAGGAGTCCTTGGAAGTCTATACAACCATCTTTTGCACAAGATACTTAGGTTATATAACCTGATTAATGAGTAAGGCAACCTCAGTCTTCTGATCAACCATTTCTGTTATCATCCATTACATTACTAGATGAAGACATCATACTTTGAAACCTTAATGCCACAAATCTTCCATATTACCAAGCTTGTCCAGAACATTTTCTTGCTATGCTTTCATGATGAGCAGTGCCTGCTATTACTGATTCTACCGCACTTGCTCTTGAATTGCAGGAAAGGCCGAATGGCCAAGCTGCTGCTCAGCCTGGGAGTCTCTCTCTTCACTTCCATCTGCCTATACCTCCTTCCATTCCTTGCACCATGCACGCCATGCGATCCCACCCTCGATGCCACCTGCCCGACCGTAGGGCGAAGCGGCAACTTCAAGCAGTTCAACTGCCCAAATGGCTATTACAATGACTTGGCAAGCCTCCTTCATGCCACCAATGATGATGCAGTGCGCAACATATTCTCCACGGGCACCCCGACCGAGTTCCGCCCCATCTCTCTGCTCATCTTCTTTGCTCTCTACTGTATTCTGGGCCTCTTCACCTTCGGCATTGCCGTCCCCTCGGGTCTCTTCCTCCCCATCATCCTCATGGGCTCTGCTTACGGTCGCCTGCTTGGCCTAGTGATGGGATCTTATACCTACATTGATCAAGGTCTCCACGCCGTGTTGGGCGCAGCAGCTCTCATGTCTGGCTCGATGAGAATGACTGTGTCCATCTGTGTCATCTTCCTAGAGCTCACAAACAACCTTCTCCTCCTACCCATGATGATGTTTGTATTGCTAATTGCCAAGACTGTTGGTGACGCTTTTAACCCAAGCATATATGAGATCATACTTGAGCTCAAGGGACTGCCATTCTTGGAAGCAAATCCTGAACCATGGATGAGGAATCTTACGGTAGGAGAACTTGCAGCAGCTAAGCCCGGTGTTGTAAGCCTCCGAGGCATCGAGAAGGTGGCTCGAGTTGTTGAGGTATTGAAATCCACCAAACACAATGGCTTCCCCGTTGTTGATCAAGGGGTTCCATCACCCGTAGGGATGCCTGAAGGGGCAACAGAATTGCATGGTGTGGTCCTGAGGTCACACCTCGTTGCAGTGCTGAGGAAAAAGTGGTTCCTGCAAGAGAGGAGAACTGGAGAGTGGGAAGTGAGGGAAAAGTTTACATCAGTGGATCTAGCACAAAAAAAGGGGCCAAAAATAGAAGAGATAGTGCTAACAGAGGATGAGATGGATATGTACATTGATCTACACCCCTTCACAAATGCAACACCATATACAGTGTTGGAGACAATGTCAGTTGCAAAGGCTATGGTACTGTTTCGACAAGTTGCTCTGAGGCATTTGCTGATTGTTCCCAAGTACCAAGGAGCAGGGGtgagttcaattcctcctttcctcCATGATCTAAATTTGCTTGGTGCACTCTTGCTTAGTCCATACTAACCACAAACTGCAAAAGGActagaaaaatttaaaagctTATAGGACAGTTTAATTCACACCCTGAAAAACCTTTAACAAAAATTTAAGACAGAAAATTCTCTATAAGATATAATTATCCACCCTATAATTTAACATTATTTTATTCATACAtacaaatttatgataatatacaTGTTCGACCATAAACTGGTTCATAGAATATAAATGAGAAGCTCAAAATATGTGTTTGTATCAATTaccaagtccaaaaaaaaaaagtagcagATCAGCACCAAGTTCTCAAATAGCATACTGTTCCAAGAAGACAAAGATGCACTTCACCACTGATCTTCACAAACTATGTTAGATTTACAGCAACATAAGAGTACAAGTAAACAAAAAATATTGTGGAATATTTGTTCACTGAATTGGCTGTTTGGTTTTGATTCTGTAGATATCGCCTGTTGTAGGCATTCTAACCAGGCAGGATCTCAGAGCTCACAACATCTTGGGTGCCTTCCCTCATTTggagaaaaaaggagaaaagtgAAAGTACCAATTCCTAGTCAAAATACTCAGTTTGCAGGGAATCACAATTATTCGTTATACTCtctaaaatttttgttgctactaTTATTCTTTCATCTCATAAGAatgtttttccttttttgtttttgttgagATAAGAATGTTCAAACGTAACCCACAGCTTGCAAAACCTCAGTCCTTTTCATTCCAAATTATGTTATCAAGAAGATATCAAACAACAGTTTGAATATagagtacaagactagttgttctGATTGCCATTCTAAAATCTCTTCATTTTGCTGTTTTCGTTGTCAGTGTGACTAGTTCATAGACTATTTCATTGGTTCTGTATGTTCAGTGTTGGGTCCATGTTATGATGTACACATAGGAGAATAGCATAGCAAGAATCCACAGCATGCGCTGTGCAATAAGATGATGGAATAGGGGCATGTGAAGCATGTGATGACAGTAAAAACTGACATGAATTCAAATGATACAATAACTTGGGACATCTCACTCAGACATTTGACCAAGACCAGAATAATTATACAGCCTTAGACACATGGTACCGATCATGATGGTCATCTTCCATGTTGAAGTCTCGAAAGTTTGGCTGATGATAATTGGCCTGATAGTCATGAATCACCATAAGGTGCAGAAGAATTATTGCAAAGAacaattctaaaattaaaaagaagATCTAAAAGAATGAAAGTATGAGGTATTGAGGTATACATATTAGATggaatgaaaatatgaaaaaaagatgCATTCCTTCATATCATGAGATAATAATTTATCTGAATGTGATGCCAAAAGATAAAAAACAAATGAAAAGAAAGGACCTACAGCATGCATGGTATTACTTTTACAAAATCCGGcacaaaaataagtgatctattAGGATCACCATACTTGATATGGACTATCCTAATCACAACAGAGAGGATGGTATAAAGTTCATAAGTGAGATCCACTACATCAAGAAGCCAAATCGCACATCAAACTTTATCCATCGTATAAAAACTTCAGGTACATTTTTTAGCTCTATAATGTGGAGCTGCTCCATAGGAGTGTGGCATGCGAAGCAATCTAGGCTGCATTCTAAGTTTTAAACTCTgaaaaaaataactttttatgaaaaaatttaattaggCATATCTCCCAATCTGAGAAGATATTTATTTTggaaaaattataacatcatttAATTAAAAATGGAATTGGACCTTAATTGTACAAAAGTAGACTTCACTGGTATAAATAAAGGCTTTACAACTCATTAATGAAAAAAAGGGGATCTAGAACCTATTTTTGCCAATATTTCTATTTGCTAAATTTTCTTTAAAGAGACTGAAGTCAAGTAGGCTGATAGAATTTCTTCCTTATTCCCAATCTGACCAAGAGAGAGTCCATCAAAATATAATCAATTGAGGTATGGAAATGTTTTTCCTTTTCAAGAAGAAAGGAGCAAGATCTATCTATCCGCATAGTAATTACCTAAGTCCAAGTATTTGGAGTTGCACCGCCCAAAACTCAAACTTCCCAGTTGCTAAGCAGAAGTttggaagatcaattttagagatCCTTGTTTACAAATTACACAACATCTACAATATTTCTTGCTCATTTTTCGTTTTTATTCAACTTGATTTTCTCTGACTCTAGCACTATTAAGTTGAGTTTGAGCTTGCCTCATTTTCTAATAAAACAAGCTCATTCTACCCGAACCTCACCTGTACTATGAACAACTTGGTCGATTTGCAGCCTTAATTCAAAGTCAGTGAATCAGCCACTTCAGATGCCCATCCTTTCTTTCATCTCCAGCGACCTACTCCAAACCCAAAACAGAGCA
Above is a genomic segment from Elaeis guineensis isolate ETL-2024a chromosome 1, EG11, whole genome shotgun sequence containing:
- the LOC105032447 gene encoding chloride channel protein CLC-b-like, yielding MEETSKLIPEPTTAAADLEVDGEEDEQDPESHSLHQPLLKRTPTLTTHHLAMVGAKISHIESLDYEINENDLFKHDWRSRSSVQVLQYIFLKWTLAFLVGLLTGVVASLINLAIENIAGIKMLHVARLVNEKRYVTGFAYFTGANFALTIVAATLCVVFAPTAAGPGVPEIKAYLNGVDTPNMFGASTLIVKIIGSIGAVSAGLDLGKEGPLVHIGACLASLLGQVGSDNYWLKWRWLQYFNNDRDRRDLITCGASSGVCAAFRAPVGGVLFSLEEVASWWRSALLWRTFFSTAVVVVVLRGFMEYCDSGKCGLFGKGGLILFDVSSVSVTYHASDLLPVALIGIIGGVLGSLYNHLLHKILRLYNLINEKGRMAKLLLSLGVSLFTSICLYLLPFLAPCTPCDPTLDATCPTVGRSGNFKQFNCPNGYYNDLASLLHATNDDAVRNIFSTGTPTEFRPISLLIFFALYCILGLFTFGIAVPSGLFLPIILMGSAYGRLLGLVMGSYTYIDQGLHAVLGAAALMSGSMRMTVSICVIFLELTNNLLLLPMMMFVLLIAKTVGDAFNPSIYEIILELKGLPFLEANPEPWMRNLTVGELAAAKPGVVSLRGIEKVARVVEVLKSTKHNGFPVVDQGVPSPVGMPEGATELHGVVLRSHLVAVLRKKWFLQERRTGEWEVREKFTSVDLAQKKGPKIEEIVLTEDEMDMYIDLHPFTNATPYTVLETMSVAKAMVLFRQVALRHLLIVPKYQGAGISPVVGILTRQDLRAHNILGAFPHLEKKGEK